The following are encoded together in the Candidatus Delongbacteria bacterium genome:
- a CDS encoding GNAT family N-acetyltransferase, protein MIKDFPRLETERTILVEIKEDCSKDLFEIYGNDEVMKYMQSKTLVKLDDMKEKIRNWQEMFRTGKGYRWAIKLKDSGKIIGTIALHYWDFKNSRIELGADINPFYQGRGLASEVTKKVIAYGFENLKVHRMELRCDPRNIASIKIAEKLGFVFEGTLRDYVYIEGKGFLDESVYSFLRDKYVL, encoded by the coding sequence ATGATAAAAGATTTTCCTCGACTCGAGACAGAAAGAACAATACTTGTAGAGATAAAAGAAGATTGTTCCAAAGATCTATTTGAAATTTATGGTAATGATGAAGTTATGAAATATATGCAATCCAAAACTTTGGTCAAACTGGATGATATGAAGGAAAAGATTAGGAACTGGCAAGAGATGTTCAGAACTGGCAAAGGATATAGATGGGCAATAAAACTGAAGGATAGTGGAAAAATCATTGGTACAATTGCATTACATTATTGGGATTTTAAAAATTCGAGAATTGAACTCGGAGCAGACATCAATCCATTTTATCAAGGTAGGGGATTAGCAAGTGAAGTAACAAAAAAAGTCATTGCTTATGGGTTCGAGAATTTGAAAGTACATAGAATGGAATTAAGGTGTGATCCTAGAAATATAGCTTCAATAAAAATTGCAGAAAAACTTGGATTTGTTTTCGAAGGGACATTGAGAGATTATGTTTACATAGAAGGAAAGGGCTTTCTGGACGAATCAGTTTACTCTTTCCTTCGCGATAAATATGTTTTATAA
- a CDS encoding radical SAM protein yields the protein MILLVTPPFTQLNAVYPATPYLKGFLNKKGFVSKQIDLSIRTALRLFSSEGLKSVFQTSGHFEKDENLMDIYKKREAYVDTIDEVVEFLQGKNNILAYKIVTREFLPESTRFEELEAGSEGFSPLEIMDGAKYIAAKYIDDLTDFISGTVSPGFGLSKYKESISLNSLSFDKVYNEVKGKDDIITKFMLDEFENSLSEDIKLVGITVPFPGNLCSALRLGRFLKEKFPEIKIVLGGGYCNTELRSLIDERVFEFTDYIVLDNGGTPLEVICNNVINNKDVPLIRTYFLDNGVKFNQSDKKEISLETFITPDYDGLCHDNYLSINESMNPMFKLWSEKGWNKILAAYGCYWHKCAFCDTSLDYICNYKPVDHLFLVDSVEKIIKKTGSRNFHFIDEAIPPAVAKRFALEVIKRNLKITWWGNIRFEKSFTSDLCRLMARSGCIAVTGGFEVVTERLLNLMNKGTTPDIVAKVCSNFIEAGILTHTYLIYAFPTQTGQEVVDALEIVRQFFENGLVHSAYWHRFSLTVHSPIFQNPEDFNVKPIYKKGKFANNDVMYDEIGGEDLDKYGEGIKTAIYNYMNFNAIENPVETWFKFRVPKTTIRRNYISKVLSKNKDKYGDNQKLYWYGKQISSKNSSEKGYIDIYTSYGASGFEYQLPMELWSWLKSIMKASETNENLTVSQAIKTFPSEIGSNFFEFSKSDIWQELKTCGLAIL from the coding sequence ATGATACTACTTGTAACACCGCCATTTACTCAGTTAAATGCAGTTTATCCTGCAACACCTTATCTCAAAGGTTTCTTAAACAAAAAAGGATTTGTTTCAAAGCAAATTGATCTATCCATACGTACAGCTCTAAGACTTTTTTCATCTGAAGGTTTAAAATCAGTTTTTCAGACTTCAGGACATTTTGAAAAAGATGAAAACTTGATGGATATTTACAAAAAAAGAGAGGCATACGTTGATACTATTGATGAAGTAGTTGAGTTTTTGCAGGGTAAGAACAATATTTTGGCATATAAAATTGTAACAAGAGAATTTTTGCCTGAATCAACCAGATTTGAAGAACTAGAAGCAGGGAGTGAGGGGTTTTCTCCTCTGGAGATAATGGATGGAGCAAAATATATTGCTGCAAAATATATAGATGATCTTACAGATTTTATTTCAGGAACAGTATCTCCCGGATTTGGTTTGAGTAAATACAAAGAGTCAATATCTTTGAACAGCTTATCTTTCGACAAGGTTTATAATGAAGTGAAAGGTAAGGATGATATAATTACAAAATTTATGCTGGATGAATTTGAGAATTCTCTGTCAGAGGATATAAAGTTAGTTGGTATAACTGTTCCATTTCCAGGTAATTTGTGCTCAGCTTTAAGATTGGGAAGATTTTTAAAAGAAAAATTTCCTGAGATAAAAATTGTTTTAGGTGGTGGTTATTGTAATACTGAGTTAAGATCTTTAATAGATGAAAGAGTCTTTGAATTTACGGATTACATTGTACTCGATAATGGCGGAACACCTCTTGAAGTAATATGTAATAATGTTATCAACAATAAGGACGTACCCTTAATAAGAACTTATTTTCTTGATAATGGAGTAAAATTTAATCAATCCGATAAAAAAGAGATTTCCCTTGAAACATTTATTACGCCGGATTATGATGGTTTGTGTCATGACAATTATCTTTCTATAAATGAAAGTATGAATCCGATGTTTAAACTATGGTCTGAAAAAGGATGGAATAAGATTCTTGCTGCATATGGTTGTTATTGGCACAAATGTGCATTTTGCGATACTTCTCTTGATTATATATGTAATTACAAGCCTGTTGATCATCTTTTTTTAGTTGATTCCGTTGAGAAAATAATAAAGAAAACTGGATCAAGAAATTTTCATTTTATTGACGAAGCTATTCCTCCCGCAGTTGCTAAACGTTTTGCTTTAGAAGTTATAAAACGTAACTTAAAAATTACCTGGTGGGGTAATATTCGTTTTGAAAAAAGCTTTACTTCTGATCTTTGCAGACTTATGGCAAGATCTGGTTGCATCGCTGTAACAGGGGGATTTGAAGTTGTTACAGAACGTTTATTAAATTTAATGAATAAAGGTACTACTCCGGATATAGTTGCCAAAGTATGTAGTAATTTTATAGAAGCTGGAATATTAACTCATACATATTTGATTTATGCTTTCCCAACTCAAACAGGACAGGAAGTTGTGGATGCTTTAGAAATTGTAAGACAATTTTTTGAAAATGGTTTGGTTCATTCTGCATACTGGCATAGATTTAGTCTTACTGTGCATAGCCCAATTTTTCAAAATCCGGAGGATTTTAATGTTAAACCAATTTATAAAAAAGGTAAATTTGCCAATAATGATGTAATGTATGATGAGATTGGGGGAGAGGATTTAGACAAATATGGTGAAGGGATCAAAACAGCAATTTATAATTATATGAATTTCAATGCAATTGAGAACCCTGTGGAAACATGGTTTAAATTTAGAGTACCAAAAACGACTATTAGAAGGAACTATATTTCTAAAGTTTTAAGTAAAAATAAAGATAAATATGGTGATAATCAGAAATTGTATTGGTATGGAAAGCAAATAAGTTCCAAAAATTCGTCAGAGAAAGGATATATCGATATTTACACTTCATATGGTGCATCTGGTTTTGAATATCAATTACCAATGGAATTGTGGAGCTGGTTAAAATCAATAATGAAAGCTTCTGAAACGAATGAGAATTTAACTGTTTCCCAAGCAATAAAAACCTTTCCAAGTGAGATCGGATCAAATTTTTTTGAATTTTCCAAGTCAGATATTTGGCAAGAGTTAAAAACATGTGGTTTAGCTATTTTGTAG
- a CDS encoding RNA-binding S4 domain-containing protein: protein MEENLNIRIDKWLKISRFFKQRELAAEEVEKGHVKVNHERVKPAKIIKIGDELTIKKDSQYIKVKVKGITFKSVSAELAKDLYEIIEDENKPVGIQAEYMEILRKQDIENQKENRGKGRPTKKDRRILNKYKYSN from the coding sequence GTGGAAGAAAATTTAAATATAAGAATTGATAAGTGGTTAAAGATAAGTAGATTTTTCAAACAGAGAGAGTTAGCTGCTGAAGAAGTTGAAAAAGGTCACGTTAAAGTTAACCATGAAAGAGTTAAACCCGCCAAGATCATTAAAATTGGTGATGAACTTACAATAAAAAAAGATTCTCAATACATTAAGGTTAAAGTTAAAGGTATTACTTTTAAATCTGTCAGTGCTGAACTTGCTAAAGATCTATACGAAATTATTGAAGATGAAAACAAACCAGTTGGAATTCAGGCTGAATACATGGAAATTTTAAGAAAGCAGGATATAGAGAATCAGAAGGAGAATAGGGGAAAGGGAAGACCAACAAAAAAAGATCGGAGAATTTTGAATAAATACAAGTACAGTAATTGA